A single region of the Solwaraspora sp. WMMD406 genome encodes:
- the rsmA gene encoding 16S rRNA (adenine(1518)-N(6)/adenine(1519)-N(6))-dimethyltransferase RsmA codes for MTGLLGPAEIRDLAGRLAVAPTKRLGQNFVHDPNTVRRIVAAAELPAAAVVLEVGPGLGSLTLGLLDHVRHLHVVEIDPVLAAALPGTVADRGGDLGRLTVHQADALRITGAALGAPAPDALVANLPYNVAVPVVLHLLAELPSLRRGLVMVQKEVADRLVAGPGSRTYGIPSVKLAWYAAARTAGRVPPSVFWPVPNVDSGLVAFTCREPPLVVATESERALRQRVFAVVDAAFAQRRKTLRAALAGWAGGPARAEEVLVAAGIDARARGEELTVAQFAAIAAAAPIVTTTAE; via the coding sequence GTGACCGGGCTGCTCGGTCCGGCGGAGATCCGGGATCTGGCCGGTCGGCTCGCGGTGGCTCCGACGAAACGGCTCGGGCAGAACTTCGTGCACGACCCGAACACGGTCCGGCGGATCGTTGCCGCCGCCGAGTTGCCCGCCGCCGCGGTCGTCCTGGAGGTCGGTCCCGGGCTGGGCTCGCTCACCCTGGGCCTGCTCGACCACGTACGGCATCTGCACGTGGTGGAGATCGACCCGGTGTTGGCGGCGGCGCTGCCGGGCACGGTCGCCGATCGTGGTGGGGATCTGGGCCGGCTGACGGTGCACCAGGCGGACGCGTTGCGGATCACCGGTGCCGCGCTCGGTGCTCCGGCACCGGACGCGCTGGTGGCGAACCTGCCGTACAACGTCGCGGTGCCGGTGGTGCTGCACCTGCTGGCCGAGCTGCCGAGCCTGCGGCGCGGGCTGGTGATGGTGCAGAAGGAGGTCGCCGATCGGCTGGTGGCGGGTCCGGGCTCGCGCACGTACGGCATTCCGTCGGTCAAGCTGGCCTGGTACGCCGCCGCCCGGACCGCCGGGCGGGTCCCGCCGAGCGTCTTCTGGCCGGTGCCCAACGTCGACTCCGGCTTGGTGGCGTTCACCTGCCGCGAGCCGCCGCTGGTGGTGGCGACCGAATCGGAGCGGGCGTTGCGGCAGCGGGTCTTCGCGGTGGTGGACGCGGCGTTCGCGCAGCGCCGCAAGACTCTGCGGGCGGCGTTGGCCGGCTGGGCCGGCGGTCCGGCGCGGGCCGAGGAGGTGCTGGTCGCGGCCGGGATCGACGCGCGCGCCCGGGGCGAGGAGCTGACCGTCGCACAGTTCGCGGCGATCGCGGCGGCAGCGCCGATCGTCACCACGACGGCCGAGTAG
- a CDS encoding 4-(cytidine 5'-diphospho)-2-C-methyl-D-erythritol kinase codes for MTEAWRPDDEDERSRRGAWGSVKVRVPAKINLRLSVGPLRPDGYHEIGTVYHAIALYDELTAREGDNLTLTMDGEGTGVLALDESNLVIRAARALAAHARVPANARLHLRKQIPLAGGLAGGSADAAAALVACDELWGTGLSRDELAGLAADLGSDVPFLLYGGTAVGTGRGESVSPVLARPTTWHWVVAVADGGLSTPQVYAELDRLRATDAAPPPVGQSDDLLAALRQRDPLVLAAALGNDLQPAALSLRPALADVLDTGVAAGALAGLVSGSGPTCVFLAADGKQAEAVADALADAGVCRDVHLAYGAVPGARLV; via the coding sequence GTGACCGAGGCGTGGCGGCCGGACGACGAGGATGAGCGGTCCCGCCGGGGTGCCTGGGGTTCGGTCAAGGTACGAGTGCCCGCCAAGATCAATCTGCGGTTGTCGGTCGGTCCGCTGCGGCCGGACGGCTACCACGAGATCGGCACCGTCTATCACGCGATCGCCCTGTACGACGAGCTGACCGCCCGCGAGGGCGACAATCTCACCTTGACGATGGACGGCGAGGGCACCGGCGTACTCGCCCTCGACGAGTCCAACCTGGTGATCCGGGCCGCTCGGGCGTTGGCCGCGCACGCCCGGGTGCCGGCCAATGCCCGGTTGCATCTGCGCAAGCAGATCCCGCTGGCCGGGGGCCTGGCCGGCGGGAGCGCGGACGCCGCCGCCGCGCTGGTGGCCTGCGACGAGCTGTGGGGGACCGGGTTGTCCCGCGACGAGTTGGCCGGTTTGGCGGCCGACCTCGGATCGGACGTGCCGTTCCTGCTCTACGGCGGTACGGCGGTGGGCACCGGCCGTGGCGAATCGGTCAGTCCGGTGTTGGCCCGCCCCACCACCTGGCACTGGGTCGTCGCGGTCGCCGACGGTGGCCTGTCCACCCCGCAGGTCTACGCCGAGCTGGACCGGCTGCGGGCGACGGACGCGGCGCCACCCCCGGTCGGGCAGTCCGACGACCTGCTCGCCGCGCTGCGTCAGCGGGATCCGCTGGTGCTGGCCGCCGCCCTCGGTAACGACCTGCAGCCGGCCGCCCTGTCGTTGCGTCCGGCGCTGGCCGACGTGCTCGACACCGGGGTGGCCGCCGGGGCGCTCGCCGGACTGGTTTCCGGCTCCGGTCCGACCTGTGTGTTCCTCGCCGCCGACGGCAAACAGGCCGAGGCGGTCGCCGACGCGCTCGCCGACGCCGGGGTCTGCCGTGACGTGCACCTCGCGTACGGCGCGGTGCCCGGCGCCCGACTGGTCTGA
- a CDS encoding TatD family hydrolase, which translates to MLSGMMQPAETRRQRAARRAGEFPPAPEPLPVPVIDSHTHLDLTSAEPGAPGRANTSGSVDGAGGAGGGGDVAGGGDPVAALVDAAVAVGVDRLVQVGVDLDSSRWGVDLAARTPAVVATVALHPNEAPRLAELDEALRVIEALAAADRVRGVGETGLDYFRTGPDGLAAQEASFRAHVAIAKRYGKPLVIHDRDAHADVLRVLDSEGAPDTVVMHCFSGDADFASECVRRGFVLSFAGTVTFANAAGLRAAATVTPLDQLLVETDAPYLTPVPHRGRPNASYLIPDTVRALARTVDADLDELCAALSATGDRVFGPW; encoded by the coding sequence CCGAGCCGCTGCCGGTGCCGGTGATCGACAGCCACACCCATCTCGACCTGACGAGTGCCGAACCGGGGGCACCGGGCCGGGCGAACACGTCCGGCAGCGTCGACGGCGCTGGCGGTGCTGGCGGAGGCGGAGACGTCGCGGGCGGTGGCGACCCGGTCGCGGCGCTCGTCGACGCGGCGGTCGCGGTCGGCGTCGACCGGCTGGTCCAGGTCGGTGTCGACCTGGACTCGTCACGCTGGGGGGTCGACCTGGCGGCGCGGACGCCGGCGGTGGTCGCGACCGTGGCTCTGCATCCCAACGAAGCACCCCGCCTGGCCGAGCTCGACGAGGCGCTGCGGGTGATCGAGGCGCTGGCCGCCGCCGACCGGGTACGTGGCGTCGGCGAGACCGGGCTGGACTACTTCCGGACCGGGCCGGACGGCCTGGCCGCCCAGGAGGCCAGCTTCCGGGCCCATGTGGCGATCGCCAAGCGGTACGGCAAACCGCTGGTGATCCACGACCGGGACGCCCACGCCGACGTCCTGCGGGTGCTCGACTCCGAAGGCGCGCCGGACACCGTGGTCATGCACTGCTTCTCCGGCGACGCCGACTTCGCCAGCGAGTGCGTACGCCGGGGGTTCGTGCTCAGCTTCGCCGGTACGGTGACCTTCGCCAACGCTGCCGGGCTGCGCGCCGCGGCGACCGTCACGCCACTGGACCAGCTGCTGGTCGAGACCGACGCGCCGTACCTCACTCCGGTGCCCCACCGGGGGCGGCCCAACGCCTCCTATCTGATTCCGGACACCGTACGGGCGTTGGCGCGGACCGTCGACGCCGATCTCGACGAGCTCTGCGCGGCGCTCTCGGCCACCGGCGACCGGGTCTTCGGGCCGTGGTGA